The genomic region TCGCGAAGCCGAAACCACCGTCATGGTGAAGAGTGGTCAAACGGTGGTGATCGGCGGCCTGATCAAGGATGAGATGACCAAGACGATCTCCGCTATTCCGTTCCTCTCGAACATCCCGATCATCGGAGAGCTGTTCAAGAATACGTCGACGGACCGCAAACACAGTGAGATTCTGGTCTTCATCACTCCCTACATCGTGGATGCACAGCATCCCGGACCCAGCGCAGACGTGCTGGGTGGGCCCGACGCGAACGCAGAGCATGCGCAGCAGCAGGGCATGGAGCACTCCAAATGACACCGATTCGAGCCGAGGACAAGCCGAAGCTATACGCCATTCTTGGCGCGCTGGGCATCGTGGTTCTCTACCTGGCTGTGTTTCAGCTGCCCAAGGTGATGGGACACAGCAAACCTTCGGCGGCGGTTAGCACCTCCGCGCCGGTGCAGACGGCTTCGGCCTCTGCTCCGGCCGGGGCTGCCGGCGTAAGCAGTACGGACATGCTGAACCCGATACCTGCCCTGCCGGCTGACCCATTCAAGCCACCGGTACCCGGCGCATCTCTGCACTCCGCCGCAATGCAGATAAAGCCGGTCGTGCCGTCGCCGATGGTGGCAAGCGGTCTGGGCGGCGGGCACATTCCCCCGCCGGCGGTGCAGCTGGTACCGGTATCGGTGCAGCTGCAGGGCGTAATAACCGGCTCACCAGCCGTCGCTGTGTTTCAGGTTGGCGCCGCCGTGGAGCCGAGAACATCCGGGCAGCAAGTGGTGCCCACGGTTACTCTGCACCGGATCTCGGATGGCGGGGTCTACCTGACCTGCAGTGGCCAGGATACCTTTGTACCTGTTGGCCACGACGCCGTTTTCTCGATACCCGGCACGCTGGCGCCCGGAGTACAGCCGCCGGTGGTGCATGTGGCGCCGCAAGCGCCTGGCGTACCTGTAGGCGCGCTTCAGCCGGCAGCGGTTACGCTTCCGGGAATGGCGCCGGCGGGTGGCGTAGCGCCCCATACCGTAACCTCGGCGATGGACGCGTCGCCGCCGGATACCAGCCGATATGTGGCACGGTGGCGCCAGTACTACATGATGGCTCAAACCGAGCAGTGCGGGACCGCAGCGCCGTAGCTCGACGCGAGTCCTGGACGAGGAATAGAGCGCAATGACGCTGGCGCCAGCACAGTCAGAAAGAGCGGCCCTCGGCAGCAGCGGCCGGATGAGAATCCGGGCGCTGCTGCTGGAGGACTGCCCGGACGACGCGGAACAGACGCTTCGCGAACTGGAACGGCAGGGCTTCGACGTCGACTGGAAACGTGTCGATTCGGAGTCCGCCTTCGCTGCGGAGCTCAACTCCGAGCTCGACGTTATCCTTTCGGATTACAACTTGCCCCAATATAACGGTGTGGAGGCGCTGCACCGGGTGAAGAGTGCCGACCTGGACGTGCCCGTGATTATCATCACCGGCGCCGTTGGCGAGGATGTGGCTGTAGACGCGATGCGCCTGGGAGCGGCCGACTACCTCTTCAAAGACAACCTGAGACGATTGGGAGAGTCGGTCCGCCAGGCAATTGAGGCGCGCCGAATGCGCAGCCAGGCCCAGGAGTCGCAGCGAGCGCTGCGTGAAAGCGAGGCGCGCTTTCGGCAGATGGCCGACTGTGCGCCGGTTATGATCTGGCAGACCGATGCCGATAACCTGGGTTCATATTTCAGTGCAGGCTGGCGGAGGTTTACCGGTCGCACACTGGAAGAGGAGCTGGCGACCGAGCCCCGTCAACGCGTACACCCCGATGACTGGGATCGGTATATCTCGGTAACGGCGTCGGCCAGTGAGACGCGCAGCGATTTCGATATTGAGTACCGCATGCTGCGGAGCGATGGCACATACCGCTGGATCCTGGACCACGCGGTACCGCGGTTTCTGGATGACGGTACGTTTGAGGGTTATATCGGCATCTGCACCGACATCACAAACCGGATGCAGGCCGAAGAGAGCCTGCGCCACTTTGTCCGCAGCGCCAATTGCCTGATGTGGAGCGCCACGGTGACTCGCCAGAGCAAGGGCGACTTTGCCTGGGTTGTGGACGCGGTAGACCAGGCGACGGCCGAACGCTTTTTGCCGCTGAGCTATCAGCCTGGGGAGCGCTGGTCCGAGGCGTGGTACCGAAGCAAGCATCCGGATGACACGGCGCATATGGATCAAATGGCGATAGACGCGCTGGAAAATGGCGTCGACGGATACCGGCAGAGTTTTCGCTGCACCGACGCCAACGGCGCGCTTCGATGGCTGTACGAAGATGTGAGGATCACATCCACCGGACCGGAGTCGTGGTCGGTGGTGGGCCTGTGCACCGACGTTACCGACACCCGGCGGGAGCAGACACTGAACGGTGCGTACGCGGCGGCTTTGGAGCAGATCGCGCGTGGCGCCACCGCCGAAGAGGTACTGGGAGGGCTGATCACTACAGTGGAATCGCTCTATCCCGGTCTGATGTGCGGAGTATGGCTGCTGGATGAGAGCCGAACCGTGCTGCGGGCAACCGTGGCGCCAAACCTGCCGGAGGGATACAAGCAGTTTGTTGACGGCGTCGCGATCGGCGACGGTGTGGGCAGCTCCGGCACCGCGGTTTTCCGGCGCGAGCGCGTCATCGTGGAAGATATTGCCACCAGCAACCTCTGGACCGGATACGCTGAGACCGC from Armatimonadota bacterium harbors:
- a CDS encoding PAS domain S-box protein translates to MTLAPAQSERAALGSSGRMRIRALLLEDCPDDAEQTLRELERQGFDVDWKRVDSESAFAAELNSELDVILSDYNLPQYNGVEALHRVKSADLDVPVIIITGAVGEDVAVDAMRLGAADYLFKDNLRRLGESVRQAIEARRMRSQAQESQRALRESEARFRQMADCAPVMIWQTDADNLGSYFSAGWRRFTGRTLEEELATEPRQRVHPDDWDRYISVTASASETRSDFDIEYRMLRSDGTYRWILDHAVPRFLDDGTFEGYIGICTDITNRMQAEESLRHFVRSANCLMWSATVTRQSKGDFAWVVDAVDQATAERFLPLSYQPGERWSEAWYRSKHPDDTAHMDQMAIDALENGVDGYRQSFRCTDANGALRWLYEDVRITSTGPESWSVVGLCTDVTDTRREQTLNGAYAAALEQIARGATAEEVLGGLITTVESLYPGLMCGVWLLDESRTVLRATVAPNLPEGYKQFVDGVAIGDGVGSSGTAVFRRERVIVEDIATSNLWTGYAETALQFGLAACWAEPIVSGEGDVYGAFAFYYTTPHKPEPAEERLVAAAARIAGIAMDRIRSAEALRNSEERFRCLIERSSDIIAIYDEEGTVKYISPAIEAVLGYKPEEVIGGNGFDNVVFDDIERGTDVFDTLLQDGAGHSTLQCRALAKDGSIRYMDVVFTPLLHHPGIQGVVANIRDITEQSLAAEALSEQAQQLAYSNAELEQFAYVASHDLQEPLRMVSSYTQLLSRRYKGRLDSDADEFIGFAVDGVTRMQRLIQDLLKYARVGTQAAEFRSVAMDAIVDAALKNLEVALSECGAEVTSDPLPVVHGDDGQLLQLMQNLIGNAIKFRGEEAPKVHIAAERSAGQWQFQVRDNGIGIEPQYAERIFVIFQRLQGRDQYPGTGIGLAICKKIVMRHGGQIWVESGAGAGSTFRFTLNAGTEGEPDGA